Part of the Paenibacillus guangzhouensis genome is shown below.
TCGGACAGGGCGATTGGCCGGGGTGTTATGGCTCATGAGATGTTCCTCCTGATTCGCTTCATCGTGTTATGGTGATGTACATAACGTATCGTAAATCTGTATACTTGAGAATATGCAGATTTGAATAATTTTGAAGGACAGATTGAGGTGCAAGATGTATAAGGTCACCCTATCTCTATCGAAGCTGGACCCCGATGCGAAGGCTCCACAGTATGCGCAATTATATGAACAATTGAAGTTAGCCATCACCGATGGAGAATTGGCGGAGCATATGCGGATGCCGTCCATTCGCTCTTTCGCTGGAACACTTGGTGTCAGTACGACGACGGTTGAGCTAGCCTATAGTCAGCTGGTTGCCGAAGGGTTCTTGGATAGTCGGCCCAAACGCGGATATTACGTACAGAAGCTCCCAGAACCTTACTGGCAAACGGGAGGTAGTGAGCAGGATGGAGAGGCAGCCACCATCACGTCTATTCCCCGAGCTGCGCCGATGAGAGACAATCTGGCGTATCGGTATGATTTCCATCTCTCGAAGAATGATCTCGAGGTATTTCCGTTTGCGTTATGGCGCCGGCTATCCAATCAAGTGCTCCGACAGGACCATCAGGACCTGCTGTTCTATGGCGACCCGCAAGGAGAATACGGGCTTCGCGTTCAGATTAGTCAATATCTCCGTCAGTTCCGCGGCTGCGTGTGTACGCCGGAACAGGTGGTCATTGGTTCAAGCCAGCATCAGCTTTTAACATTAATATGCCATCTGTTGAAAGGGCAGTTGCTGCATATTGGGGTGGAAAATCCGGGTTATCTGCTGCATGCGGAGACATTTCGGCAGCAAGGGCTTCACGTGTGCCCGATCCCGGTGCAGGATAACGGCATTCAAGTGGAAGAAGTCTATGCCGCTCATGTGCAGGCGGTCTGCGTGTCCCCCTCTCATCAATATCCGAGGGGGATCGTCATGCCGATCGCGAAGCGTCTTCAGCTGCTGGAATGGGCAGAGCGTGTGAAGGGATATATTATTGAAGATGACTACGATGGAGAATTCCGGTATCATGGCCGTGTGATTCCATCTCTCCAGGGCCTGCAGGGCGGGCATCGCGTGATCTATTTAGGCGGCTTCTCGCAGGTGCTGGCCCCGTCGCTCTGCATCCATTACATGGTGCTTCCGCCCGATTTGATCGGCGTCTATCAGCAGATGGAGCATCAGATGCTGCTCGAGCAGTCTGCTTCGCGCATTCACCAATGCACCTTGCAGTTGTTTATGGAGCGTGGGCACTTGGAGAAACATATCCGCAAAATGCGTAAACGATACGGCCTGAAGCATGATCTCTTAATTCAATCCATTCAGGCTGTGTTCGGGGAGAAGGCGGTCATCATCGGCAAGGATGCGGGGTTCCACATCCTGTTGCGTATCGAGCATCCACTATCGGAGCATGAACTTGTCCTGCGCGCGAGAGAAGCGGGGGTACGTGTCGCTTCTGCTGCCCATACGTGGCTCACGCCTACATCGTATTCGTACCGGGAATTTTTTATCGGCTTCGGG
Proteins encoded:
- the pdxR gene encoding MocR-like pyridoxine biosynthesis transcription factor PdxR — encoded protein: MYKVTLSLSKLDPDAKAPQYAQLYEQLKLAITDGELAEHMRMPSIRSFAGTLGVSTTTVELAYSQLVAEGFLDSRPKRGYYVQKLPEPYWQTGGSEQDGEAATITSIPRAAPMRDNLAYRYDFHLSKNDLEVFPFALWRRLSNQVLRQDHQDLLFYGDPQGEYGLRVQISQYLRQFRGCVCTPEQVVIGSSQHQLLTLICHLLKGQLLHIGVENPGYLLHAETFRQQGLHVCPIPVQDNGIQVEEVYAAHVQAVCVSPSHQYPRGIVMPIAKRLQLLEWAERVKGYIIEDDYDGEFRYHGRVIPSLQGLQGGHRVIYLGGFSQVLAPSLCIHYMVLPPDLIGVYQQMEHQMLLEQSASRIHQCTLQLFMERGHLEKHIRKMRKRYGLKHDLLIQSIQAVFGEKAVIIGKDAGFHILLRIEHPLSEHELVLRAREAGVRVASAAHTWLTPTSYSYREFFIGFGGIEQERIEPGIKRLYDIWYSDQGEARA